The following are encoded together in the Triticum dicoccoides isolate Atlit2015 ecotype Zavitan chromosome 6B, WEW_v2.0, whole genome shotgun sequence genome:
- the LOC119325495 gene encoding divinyl chlorophyllide a 8-vinyl-reductase, chloroplastic-like, which produces MAALLLSLSSRLPNSTPIASAAPRPTPRFLSFPLTTAKPCRRRRGGCSILASSSATSPSPAAAQPFRSLAPSETTVLVTGATGYIGRFVVRELLRRGHRVVAVARPRSGVRGKNSPDEVVSDLAPARVVFSDVTDPAALLADLSGHGTPVHAAVCCLASRGGGVQDSWRVDYRATLHSLQAARSLGAAHFVLLSAVCVQRPLLEFQRAKLRFEAELAAEAARDPAFTYSVVRPTAFFKSLGGQVEAVKKGSPYVMFGDGELCACKPISEEDLAAFIADCISDEEKANKVLPIGGPGKALTLLEQGEMLFRLLGREPRFVRVPIQIMDGVIWVLDGLAKVFPGLEDAAEFGKIGRYYASESMLVLDPETGEYSDEKTPSYGKDTLEQFFEKVIREGMAGQELGEQTIF; this is translated from the coding sequence ATGGCCGCCCTTCTCCTCTCACTCTCCTCCCGCCTCCCCAACAGCACGCCCATCGCCTCCGCCGCTCCCCGCCCCACACCGCGCTTCCTCTCCTTCCCCCTCACAACCGCCaagccttgccgccgccgccgcgggggaTGTAGTATCCTCGCCTCCTCCTCTGCGACGTCGCCCTCCCCGGCAGCGGCCCAGCCTTTCCGCTCCCTGGCCCCCTCCGAGACCACCGTCCTCGTCACCGGCGCCACGGGCTACATCGGCCGCTTCGTCGTCCGCGAGCTGCTCCGCCGCGGCCAccgcgtcgtcgccgtcgcccgcccgCGCAGCGGCGTCCGCGGCAAGAACTCCCCCGACGAGGTCGTCTCCGACCTCGCCCCCGCCCGCGTCGTCTTCTCCGACGTCACCGACCCGGCCGCCCTCCTCGCGGACCTCTCGGGACACGGTACCCCCGTGCACGCCGCGGTCTGCTGCCTCGCCAGCCGCGGCGGCGGGGTGCAGGACTCGTGGCGCGTCGACTACCGCGCCACGCTCCACTCCCTGCAGGCCGCGCGCAGCCTCGGCGCCGCCCACTTCGTGCTCCTCTCCGCCGTCTGCGTCCAGAGGCCGCTGCTCGAGTTCCAGCGCGCCAAGCTCAGGTTCgaggcggagctcgccgccgaGGCGGCCCGGGACCCGGCCTTCACCTACAGCGTCGTCCGCCCCACCGCCTTCTTCAAGAGCctcggcggccaggtggaggccgTCAAGAAGGGCAGCCCCTACGTCATGTTCGGCGACGGCGAGCTCTGCGCCTGCAAGCCCATCAGCGAGGAGGACCTCGCCGCCTTCATCGCGGACTGCATCTCCGACGAGGAGAAGGCCAACAAGGTGCTTCCGATCGGAGGGCCGGGGAAGGCGCTCACGCTGCTGGAACAAGGGGAGATGCTGTTCCGGCTGCTCGGGCGCGAGCCCAGGTTCGTCAGGGTGCCCATCCAGATCATGGATGGCGTCATCTGGGTGCTCGATGGACTGGCCAAGGTGTTCCCGGGGCTCGAGGATGCCGCCGAGTTCGGCAAGATTGGGAGGTACTACGCGTCGGAGAGCATGCTGGTGCTCGATCCGGAGACCGGGGAGTACAGCGACGAGAAGACGCCGAGCTATGGCAAGGACACGCTCGagcagttcttcgagaaggtgataAGGGAAGGAATGGCGGGGCAGGAGCTAGGCGAGCAGACCATCTTCTAG
- the LOC119324884 gene encoding remorin 1.4-like: METQQEPTKAGAVAAPPGVAGEPAVGGRVLDNGPPAPATPTTPPGSATDRDAVLAKVEMNRKLSMVKAWEENQKSKADNRAEHKMSSILSWENTKKAAVQAKLRTREEKLEKKKAEYAEKMRNRIAMIHKEAEEQRAAVEARRQEEMIKCEETAAKHRSQGTTPKKKFLTCFG; encoded by the exons ATGGAGACCCAGCAGGAGCCGACCAAAGCGGGTGCGGTGGCGGCGCCGCCGGGGGTTGCCGGCGAACCGGCCGTCGGAGGCAGAGTTCTTGACA ATGGGCCTCCAGCGCCAGCAACACCAACAACACCTCCGGGTTCAGCAACCGACAGAG ATGCGGTGCTGGCCAAGGTGGAGATGAATCGGAAGCTGTCAATGGTGAAGGCGTGGGAGGAGAACCAGAAGAGCAAGGCCGACAACAG GGCTGAGCACAAGATGTCGTCCATCCTATCATGGGAGAACACCAAGAAGGCGGCGGTCCAAGCCAAGCTCCGAACACGGGAG GAGAAGCTAGAGAAGAAGAAGGCGGAGTACGCTGAGAAGATGCGGAACCGTATCGCGATGATCCACAAGGAGGCGGAGGAGCAGCGGGCCGCCGTGGAGGCCAGACGGCAGGAGGAGATGATCAAGTGCGAGGAGACGGCGGCCAAGCACCGCTCACAAGGGACCACGCCCAAGAAGAAATTCCTCACCTGTTTCGGCTGA
- the LOC119325002 gene encoding AT-hook motif nuclear-localized protein 9-like — MDGRESTATSGPNYSPFYVQHRGMGPPGGVPGGGLQGPPAAGYRQQLDAVSGGFAFHQPPFGAPAHIGQQAYHQNHVEASQQHMAQQLGASGGGSQHMTQHSVGGGGGGSQHMAQHSVGGGGGSQHMAQHSAGGGGGGGGSQHMAQHSAGGGGGGTQHMVQHNAGGGADGGMDIGMGVVALSGDAKGDQGGEAGQDEQVKKKRGRPRKYKPDGSVTLGLSPSPSTPHSSSLGMGAMVTTPGSGFGPGTGSGGSGSGALTEKRGRGRPPGSGKMQQLASLGKWFLGSVGTGFTPHVIIISAGEDVAARIMSFSQQGPRAICIISATGAVSTATLHQDSDSGAVTYEGRFEILCLSGSYLVVEEGGTRTRSGGLCIALCGPDHRVIGGSVSGVLTAAGTVQVIVGSFMYGGGSKKNKGKADQDVENEEQNGGGGGGEETPTLALPEHPHNMLPHPMSGWPPGLMNQMDPRASPMYGSSSKQQNKTKAEQEMEDEERNGGGGGGGEEPLMMAHPEDNMDPEHNMNMPPPHPMGGWQPGLMRQMDSRSSSIDINSIRE; from the exons ATGGATGGGAGGGAGTCGACCGCGACGTCGGGGCCCAACTACTCGCCCTTCTATGTGCAGCACCGGGGCATGGGCCCGCCGGGGGGAGTCCCCGGAGGCGGCCTCCAgggcccgcccgccgccgggtaccGGCAGCAGCTTGATGCCGTCTCGGGCGGGTTCGCCTTCCATCAGCCGCCCTTTGGGGCCCCCGCCCACATTGGGCAGCAGGCGTACCACCAGAACCATGTCGAGGCGTCGCAGCAGCATATGGCGCAGCAGCTCGGCGCCAGTGGCGGCGGCTCGCAGCATATGACGCAGCACAgcgttggtggcggcggcggaggttcACAGCATATGGCGCAGCACAGCGTCGGTGGCGGTGGCGGGTCGCAGCATATGGCGCAGCACAGcgccggcggtggcggtggtggtggtggctcacaGCATATGGCGCAGCACAGtgccggcggtggcggtggtggcacACAGCATATGGTGCAGCACAACGCTGGTGGCGGTGCCGACGGGGGCATGGACATTGGCATGGGTGTTGTGGCCCTGAGCGGTGATGCTAAAGGGGATCAGGGGGGCGAGGCTGGCCAGGACGAGCAAGTGAAGAAAAAGCGCGGGAGGCCAAGGAAGTATAAGCCTGATGGGTCGGTGACGCTGGGGCTCTCGCCATCTCCATCCACGCCTCATTCGTCGAGCCTAGGAATGGGCGCAATGGTTACCACACCTGGCTCAGGATTTGGGCCGGGGACTGGGTCAGGGGGTTCTGGTTCGGGCGCACTGACGGAGAAACGTGGCAGAGGGCGGCCACCTGGGTCCGGGAAGATGCAGCAGCTGGCTTCTCTTG GAAAATGGTTTCTTGGCTCTGTTGGAACGGGCTTTACTCCTCATGTGATTATTATTTCGGCTGGAGAG GATGTTGCCGCCAGAATAATGTCCTTCTCACAACAAGGCCCAAGAGCTATTTGCATCATCTCAGCAACAGGGGCTGTCTCCACGGCAACCCTTCATCAGGATTCAGACTCCGGTGCGGTGACATATGAG GGTCGATTTGAAATCCTGTGTCTTTCTGGATCATATTTGGTGGTAGAAGAAGGTGGTACCCGCACTCGAAGTGGAGGCCTTTGCATAGCTTTGTGTGGCCCTGACCACAGGGTTATCGGTGGGAGTGTTAGTGGAGTCCTGACAGCAGCTGGAACTGTTCAG GTGATAGTGGGGAGCTTCATGTATGGTGGCGGGTCAAAGAAGAACAAAGGCAAAGCGGACCAGGACGTGGAGAACGAAGAgcagaacggcggcggcggcggcggggaagagaCCCCCACGTTGGCGCTGCCGGAGCACCCCCACAACATGCTGCCCCACCCGATGAGTGGATGGCCACCCGGCCTAATGAACCAGATGGACCCGAGAGCGTCTCCCATGTATGGCAGCAGTTCAAAGCAGCAAAACAAGACCAAAGCGGAGCAAGAAATGGAGGACGAAGAGCgcaacggcggtggcggcggcggtggcgaagaGCCCCTCATGATGGCGCATCCCGAGGACAACATGGACCCCGAGCATAACATGAACATGCCGCCGCCCCACCCGATGGGCGGGTGGCAGCCCGGCCTGATGCGGCAGATGGACTCGCGCTCCTCCAGCATCGACATCAACTCGATCCGCGAGTAG
- the LOC119325001 gene encoding uncharacterized protein LOC119325001, with amino-acid sequence MSKKNSLSKRKKQHEFDLQREKKAKEEQAKKLQAKKSKMKIDGSDKKKKGSSFKVGKKKVKTKLSALGKAKAAQAMELDN; translated from the exons ATGTCGAAGAAGAACAGCCTCTCCAAGCGGAAGAAGCAGCACGAGTTCGACCTCCAGA gggagaagaaggccaaggaggagCAGGCCAAGAAGCTGCAGgccaagaagtccaagatgaag ATTGATGGCAGcgataagaagaagaagggcagcAGCTTCAAGGTGGGCAAGAAGAAGGTGAAGACAAAGCTCTCCGCACTGGGAAAAGCCAAGGCCGCGCAAGCCATGGAGCTCGACAACTGA